Within Ktedonobacterales bacterium, the genomic segment GGTCGAGCGTCTGGAGCCGGGTGGTCATATCCTTGCTATCGTGGGGTATATATGAGATGCGGAGCCTGCGGGCGCTCCGGCGCGTGCGGATGAACCCCCTCAACCGCGCTGATCGTTCTCATCGTCACCGGGCTTTTCGTCAGGCTTGGGGTCTGTGGGTGGCGCTGTTCGCGCTGATGCTGGCTGGCTGCGGCAAGCCGCTGCATCTGACACTGGATGGCCCTGGCCTGCATCGGGCCGTTGCCCAGGGCGGCCAGAGCGCGCTGCATTTCTGGTGGCTGCCCCCCACTGCGCAGGCTCCCACTGCGCGTTTGCTGCTGTGGGATGGGGCCAACGTGGGCCTGAGTGATCCGGCGGCTGCCGATCAGCGTTTTAAGTCGCTGACCAACGGGCCGAACTGCGCTCAGGTGGCGGTGGCCCCGGATGATCACGCTTTTGCCTGTGGATTGATCGGCGCAGATGCCCATATGGCGCTGGTACAATCACTGATTGATGTGGACCATCCACCCCTGGCGCTGCTCGATGAGAGCGCGCCAGTCGCCTGGTCGCCGGACAGCCGCTTTTTAACGGCGCTGCGCCTGGGTGTTTCTGAGTCTGGCGCTACCTGCTCTGTGGTGAGGATTGATACCAGTCTTCCCGATCTGGTCGAGGGCGCTGAGCAGGATTTGCTGGATGGCATCCCCCTGACGACGATCAAAGGCGCCAGCGTCTGCCCGGTCATGGCGCTGGCCTGGTCGCCTGATGGCGCGCGGCTGGCGCTTTCGCTGGCGGCGTCTCGTGGCGTGGTATTGGAAGTGCTGGCGCTGGGCGCGCCGGACCAGCCTCCTACGATTGAATCGCGCTATCTTTTGCCGGGGCAGCCGCTTCAGGTGGTGGATACTCCGGCTGTTCCTTCGCTCTTCTGGTCTTCGGATGGGCAGTTGTTGGCGGCGCTGACCGGCTATGAAGCATCCAGCGAAGATGGCCTCTTTTTGTTCTCGCTCGGCCAGCAGGCTCCGTTGGTCGGCCCCAACCTGATTGATTCCGGCTCCGGGGCGGCGCTGGCCTTTTCCCCGGATGGGCGCTGGCTGGCGGTGGGAGCGGTTGGCCCGACCAAAGGCGGCGATAATGCTCAACTGCGTGTCTTCGATACGCAGAGCCGCCGCTGGGATGCGCTGGCCTCTATGTTTGTCAATGGGCCGACGCTGGCCTGGTCCCCCGATAGCGCGCTGCTGGCGGCTGCCAGCAGCGCGCAGCAAGGCGAAGTGATCTGGAATTGGCCCGCGTTCACGCTGAACAGCGTGCTTCCCAACCCGACGCTTGCCGATGTCGAGCAGCTTGGTTGGGCGCAAGATACT encodes:
- a CDS encoding WD40 repeat domain-containing protein, producing the protein MRSLRALRRVRMNPLNRADRSHRHRAFRQAWGLWVALFALMLAGCGKPLHLTLDGPGLHRAVAQGGQSALHFWWLPPTAQAPTARLLLWDGANVGLSDPAAADQRFKSLTNGPNCAQVAVAPDDHAFACGLIGADAHMALVQSLIDVDHPPLALLDESAPVAWSPDSRFLTALRLGVSESGATCSVVRIDTSLPDLVEGAEQDLLDGIPLTTIKGASVCPVMALAWSPDGARLALSLAASRGVVLEVLALGAPDQPPTIESRYLLPGQPLQVVDTPAVPSLFWSSDGQLLAALTGYEASSEDGLFLFSLGQQAPLVGPNLIDSGSGAALAFSPDGRWLAVGAVGPTKGGDNAQLRVFDTQSRRWDALASMFVNGPTLAWSPDSALLAAASSAQQGEVIWNWPAFTLNSVLPNPTLADVEQLGWAQDTSALFFAMGSHSSAPFYDEVYVQSFPVPPGASSFAFPGWFLDALQILPQGLVWFGVTLGALMALTLALSLLDRGKSRRRRAFIGWTLGVCVVLFGLLLLSYDRLPGWLAGLYQPYSERVCQGAPIPCAPGALLVVGTLGGALLLGLLVIVSGALLTSRKGQPVPGEGLPRPVYRGPLREQPAQEEEPPALLPPPIDEQDTLELEALPLAPGKDVVVEMEEQDGQN